In the Magnolia sinica isolate HGM2019 chromosome 15, MsV1, whole genome shotgun sequence genome, one interval contains:
- the LOC131227030 gene encoding uncharacterized protein LOC131227030, with protein sequence MAKYGEGDKRWIVEDRPDGANVHNWHWAETNCLQWSRTLLSQLLQDLPILSGESNIFIRTKTLERLDGEAYVNVRKGKVIPGYELSLTLSWEGEARGADGSSLLKVDGTVEIPYIADENADEDPEVKITVKDDGPIGNTLKEAFVSKGKPIVLEKIRIFVDRMAKGGPAKDELEVKKPVKSQPASAATTAAVAAPAPKPKKEEGKKGFKTITMTEKFNCRAKDLFEILMDENRWKGFTQSNARISKEVGGQFTLFDGAVSGVNVELEEGKQIVQKWRFGSWADGIHSMVKLTFDEPEAGFTTVRLMQTDVPEEDRYGNSTVVENTERGWKELIFHKIRAVFGFGI encoded by the exons ATGGCCAAGTACGGCGAAGGCGACAAGCGTTGGATCGTTGAGGACCGCCCGGACGGGGCTAACGTCCACAACTGGCACTGGGCGGAGACCAACTGCCTTCAGTGGTCCCGCACCCTCCTTTCCCAACTCCTGCAGGATCTTCCCATCCTCTCCGGCGAATCGAATATCTTTATCCGCACCAAAACCCTAGAAAGGCTCGATGGCGAGGCCTACGTCAATGTACGGAAGGGCAAGGTCATTCCTGGCTACGAGCTCAGTCTCACCCTTTCCTGGGAGGGCGAGGCCCGCGGCGCCGACGGCTCGTCGCTGCTCAAGGTCGACGGCACCGTCGAGATCCCGTACATCGCCGACGAGAACGCCGATGAAGACCCTGAGGTGAAGATCACCGTCAAGGACGATGGGCCAATCGGGAATACGCTGAAGGAGGCTTTTGTGTCGAAGGGGAAACCGATTGTGCTCGAAAAGATCAGAATTTTTGTGGACCGGATGGCGAAGGGAGGGCCCGCCAAGGATGAGCTTGAAGTGAAGAAGCCGGTGAAATCTCAGCCGGCGTCCGCAGCGACTACGGCTGCGGTGGCAGCCCCTGCACCAAAGCCAAAGAAGGAGGAGGGGAAGAAGGGTTTCAAGACGATCACAATGACGGAGAAATTCAACTGTCGGGCTAAGGATCTTTTCGAAATCTTGATGGATGAGAATAGGTGGAAAGGGTTCACTCAGAGCAATGCAAGGATTAGTAAGGAGGTCGGGGGGCAGTTTACTCTTTTTGACGGGGCGGTCTCGGGGGTGAATGTGGAGCTCGAGGAAGGGAAGCAGATTGTGCAGAAATGGAGATTTGGCAGCTGGGCGGATGGGATACATTCGATG GTGAAGCTGACATTTGATGAGCCCGAAGCAGGGTTTACAACTGTTCGGTTGATGCAGACTGATGTTCCAGAGGAAGACAG ATATGGAAATTCTACCGTTGTTGAGAACACAGAGAGAGGATGGAAGGAGCTGATCTTCCACAAGATCCGTGCGGTTTTTGGGTTTGGAATCTAA